The DNA sequence CCAGGACGGTTAGAGGGTTTCAAGGTCAGGAGCCATTCTGAGGGTCAGGACCCTAGACTGGGAGTCAGAAAACTGGGGTTCCTAGAGCCATATGGGTCAGTGGCCCCAAGTAACCCACTGCCCAGGTCTGAGCCTTAGTCTCTCCATATGGAggactctctctccctctctctcactctctatAGGGACAGAGAGGAAcatggtgggtggggctggctgtAATATGAAATCCTAAAGGAGGGAGGCATCTCCATCGCTGAGGAGGCAGCCATGGCAGGCCAGCCCACATGAGAGAAAAACCATGTGGGGTGGATcagtggcagggagagggaggagaccaGGATTATACACATCAGGAACCCTCACCACCATGTCCTGCATGAAGTCATGAAGTGACGCAGGTGAATAGAAACTGAGCCCAGTTACGGAGGGGCAGGTCGCTGGCCTGGCCCCATCCCTCCTAGGAAGAGCTGAGCCTACACTGGACTCATAAGACCATGCATGGGCTCAAGCGTGCAGAGTTCCTCCACGGTTTTCAACTTCTGCTTTGACGTGTCCCTTTCACAGCCATCAGTGCAGAAGGGACATAGCTTAGCAGTTAAATACGTGCACTCTAGAGCTAACCTGCCTGCGTTCAGATCCATCTCACGGCTTACGAGATGAGTGAGTGTGTGCAACTCACTGAATTGTTCTGtgctcactttcctcatctgtaaaatgggttttaGTCAGGATTAAATCCATCGCTGTAAAACCATCAGTGGCTGGATGTGATTAGTGGTATACTGATATTATCTGCTATTATTCTTATCATAACTACCTGTAGGGGAAATGCAGACATTATTAGATCTGCCAAAAGAAGGCAACAGAGGCCAAGAGACAACACTCAGATGAGAACTCCTACCCACTGTGGGAGTTCGCTTTGgctgaaggccttcccacacACCATGTCCTCTGGGCCTCCCAACAGCCCTGTGACGTGAGTGTTATCTTCATTGGAATTTTAcacaaggggaaactgaggctcagagaggctagcACAGAACTAAGACATGGAACCACATCTCTAACGCCGGGCTGGGGGCTCTCTCCATAGGACTCTCGGATCTGAGGTGCAAGGACAGGCACCTACCCAGTCCACAATGAGGATCTTGCTGGCCTTGCTCTGCTGTTGCAGCTGCCGGCAGGCGATGGCCACGGAGTTGAAGAAGCAGAAGcccctgggaggagagagagaggtccTGCTGGCCCTCTCCCGCCCCACAACCCCACCTCTCcagccccttctctcccccagcccctggcttgGCCCAGCCCCAGAAGGCTCAGAGAAGGAGGCGAATGTCCCGGCAGGAAGGCCCCAGGGGCCTGCCCCCCACCTCATCCCACCCAGGCCTCCTCCAGGCCTTACATGGCTGTGGAATGATCTGCATGGTGTCCTGGGGGCCGCACCACAGCAAAACCGTTCTGGAAAGAGAAAACGCTCATCAACCAAACAGTCAGCGCCCTGACCCACATCTGCGCGTACCAGCCCCCaagccccagcctcctcctctgagAGGGGGCCACAGGGCATCAGCCGCCAGCATGTCTGACCCTGTCCGGGCTGGAGCTGAAGTGGCCCAGAGCCCGACCCTCATGCTACAGGCCCTGTGCTTACAGGCTGCACGTGAACACAGAGCCCCACATCCTGGGGTGTCCCGGCTATTGTCACTTGGCAATGACAACTGCTACTGACTGTCAAGCAAAAACGATGCACCTGGCACTGTGCAAATGCTGGACTTCATCCTCACAGCCTCTCTGTGAGGTCAACGTTACCTAATCCTCCGTACGACATCTTcataaaacaaacattatcaTCTCCAGTCCACAGATTAGAAGTCTGAAGCTCAGGTGAGctaagcaacttgtccaaggttgTCTGGTTGTGAATGGCAGAGCCATGCTTTTCAGGCCCACCGAGGGGCTCTGACACTGAGGGCACTGACTGCCTTGGGCTGTACGCTCCCAGATGACTGGGGTGTGGGCCGCAGGACAAGTCCCATGAGACGCCCAGCCCAGAGCAAAAAGCACGGGCACCAACCAGGTCTACATAACCTCAGCACTGAAGGTCCAGCGACGTCCCAAGACTTGCCTGCAGCCACGCAGTGGGCCTTAAATGATCCTGGATGATCAGAACCCTGTGTCTCCTAGAGACCAGCGGTCACAGTGGCTTGCCTCCCTGCCAAGTAACATGAGCCTAGGGTTGAAGTCTCAACCTGGTCCCTAGAGCCCTCAACTTCCCTTCCAAAACCGTGTGGCAATATTTCCAAGAGGAATGAGACATCTGGGGTCCTGTTCCTCCCTGTTGCCTCCCCTGTGGAGGGCCCACCTCAACCCAAACTTCCTACCTTCAGCTCACGGGAGGCCACTTTGAAGGCGAGTTCGGTGACACTGCCGGCAGCCCAGCGGGCTGCATTGGAGGAATGCAGCTCGTTCCAGATGGTGTCAGTATCCACCTGTGGGAGCCAGAGTCAGGACCCGCATCATCCAAGGCTTCGCACAGGAGCCAGGGCCCAATGGGGCAGTCCCCACCCAATGGCCAGGAccccaggggcagggagctgggcagACAGCGCTGCCTCCCCAGTGCCCCACCGCCCAAAGGCAAGGCCTCCTGTGTCCCCAATCCCAGCACAACTTCTCCTTCCCAGCTTAAGTCCCAGAACCAGCCCATATCTGGCCAGCACTCTGCCGACAGCATCGCGCCTGCCTCCCCGGTCAGGGGAGGGGGCATGGCGTTACCTGGGCGGGACTTGGGGTTTGGGCCGGGAGGGGGTTTTAAGCCCCAGCTGACTCTGCTCAGGCCCTGCGGGACGGTCGGAGCTGGAGGGGCCGTCTGCACCACTGTCTTCCACTCAGGGCCCCTAGCCCAGGCTGGCAGGCCCCCCAAACCCAGTCCCTGGGCCTCAAGGGGGGCAtgatggggagatggggagggcgAGGCAGACCAAGAGAGGcgaggaaggcagagagagtcGCAAGAggctggagaaagagagaaagagagaaagacagagagggagagagggaggagaaaacagaagcaacaaCAGTTGGAAAAATCAGAAAGTGGCAAGAAATGGGAAGTTGTGAACAGGGCGCTGACTGGCTCCCAAACAGCCCCCCACCAGCTACGGCTTCCACTTTCCCTCAGAGCGAGGCCTCCATCCCCTGCCTCCACACACCGTGCTCGAGAAACCACTGCAGGGACATTTCTAGGTGAGGAGAGCCGAGCCAGAGGGGGCAGGAAGCCCCTCCAACAGGTGAGGGGTGAGCAAAGCTGGGGGTCAGAGGGCTGCGTCCTGGGGTCGGGCAGTGCCTGGATAACCAAGGACACCAGGAGCACCCACAGCCCCACGCCAGGCAGTCCCGGGTCTGGAGAGCAGCCTCACTCTGCCACGGAATGGCCGACACCCAGCCACTGGGCTCTCAGAAGGGAGACAACCCAGCCCCAGTCTCGGCCCTGCTCTTTAAGCCTCCCTCAGCATCCACCAAACACCTTCTAAGTGCAAACCTAGACTGGGCTCCATGCTGGGGAGACACCGATGGGCTAGGATACCCCTGGCCCTGGGAGCTTCCAGCCTGCAGTGGCATCGTGGGGAAGTCCCTGGCCGCCCAGTCCGGCAGAACCACAAGAAAAAGCAGGCAGGGGCTAGGCCTGGGAGAACCGAATCGGGGAGATCCGAGAGCCCTTGGCAATTCCCGCTCGAGACCCTGGGcacacttaccccaaccccacCACAGGGCAGCATCACAAACATCCGCTGTGCCAGGAGCCCTGTGGGGAGAGGCCCGCCCCCGTGAGTGTGAATGCTCTCAGCCTTCGGCCCCTGAGGAGGGCTGGGCGGGTGTGCAGGAGAGAAACAGTGCAGggagaggtggggtgggcagcagaGGGGCCAGTGTGACAAGCTGGAGCAGGGATGTCCAGGAGGCTGCAGGACGGCCAGCGGGGACCAGAGTGCAGGGGCTGGGCGAGACCCAGGGCCCGGGCACCACCCTACCTGCTAGCTTCCCGTTGTCCAGTTTGAGGCGGCTGAGCGGGTTGGTGCCGTAGAGGAGCACATGCCGCTCAGAGTGGACCAACTGCAGCTCCTCCAGGTTGGCCTTCCGGCCCCGGACACACTGAGGAAGGGCCCACAGAGCTCCTCAGCCCTTGCCCACCCCCTCCCATTGCCACCGCCCCAGCCGCTCCTCATCTCTCGCCGGCCCCAGGGCCTCCCAGCCCATCGCTCccactgccctcacctcctccgtCTCCTCACCTCACACTGGCTCCGGAGCCCCCGCTCCTGCAGCCGGGACCAGATGCTCTGGATGCGGCCGGCGTGCTCTGGGTGCCTGCTGTTGTCCCCGCAGGAGCACTGGTGCTTCAGCATCGCTGAGTCGTAGACCAGCCCTGCGGGAGCAGGGGTCAGGACCAGGACCCCAAGGCCTCCTCCGCCACCTCCATGGCACGGCCCCCACACAGAGCCAGGCAGGgcacccccccacacccccacacattcctgcccccgcccccaccccagcccgtcACACCCATCTGCACACCCTGACGCTTCCCCAGGTGGCCGCAGACAACACACCAACACAACGCCAGCCACTGCCTCCCTGCTACGCTGACCTGACTGCTCACACGGCCCAACACACCACCAAGCCCTCAAGTGCTCAGAGCCTACGCACAATGAGACCTGCTGCCAGGAGTCTCACACTGGCTGTCATGACCCCAGAGAGGCTACCAAGGGGCAGCAGAGGGGAAAGAATTCCTAGGAAACCCCAAAACTGGGAGCAAGGAAGCCCACAACGACACCGGGCCATGTGATAAGACAATTACAGCTTTGGAGAAGTGACTCTTTCAGTGTGACCTGTGGGAAGACTATAGGGGAGGCCCTGCACAGTGCTGGCGGGAGGATGAGTTCCTGTGCATCTTGGGACACCAAGGACCTTCAAAATGCTCGCAGCATTTTCCCCAGGGATGCCACTCCCCAAGAGTGAACTCTGGGTAATAACGCCAAGCACGAGTGAAGATTTACACATCAGGTAAGTAAAATGAGCaataacctaagtgtccaaccaCTAAGAAATCACCgactaaaaacaaaatactatGAGACTCTcagttttaaaacttaatttgtcAAGAAGCATTCATAATACGTTAACCAAAGAAAGCAGGGTACAAAACATAGTTAATGTGTTGACAGCGTCCATACACGTACATGCGGCTAGAACGAAAACTGGATTGAACTATGGCGGAATTGAAGAGGGGCTACCTCTGGGTGGTGGGATACTGgttggtgatttttattttattcttatgcttttctgtacttttcaaactttctaaaataattctGAGCTCTTTCTACAAGCAGAGCAACAGTAATAAATGTCAGTTCCAAAAATGGGCTGAATGCGTTGGCAGGAGACTGCAATTCTTATCCTGGCCTGACTGGCACTTGCCATCTGACCACAAACCTGTCACCTTAGATTTCCCAAGCCTTGGTCTCCTCGATGGCCAAACAGAATAACCACCTGCTCCACCGGCCTCACGGGCACCGTGTGGTTCTAACAAGACTAAGCGCTCTGTGGCCTCTAAAACGTCCTGAGCACCACAACACAGACAGACTGGTGCAGCCgggcctctccctcctgcctccgcTGTCACCCCTTTCCCACCTGTGGTGAAGCGCGGGGTCCCGGCAGGGGTCTCTGAGCTGGAGAGGGCGCGGGCCTGGCTGGCAGGCTCTGAGGTCGACAGCGAGGCAGACGCAGCTGGGGAAGACTGAGTCCTGGACAGGGGCCGGTGTCCGCCCTGAGCCAGAGGAAGCAGCAGAGGGTCCCCGGTGCTTCCCGGGGGGAGCCGCCCGGCCAGTCGCTGCTGCTCCCAGAGCAGCACCTGAGGGAAACAGGGGGCCTTAGTCTCCAGTTTCTCAGCATCCTGCCCGAGGTCTTGGGAACCTCTGGGTGGGCCCCCTTCCTGGAGAGCTGGGCTCTGGCCGTGGACTCTCtgagccccctgcccccagcagccccctcAGAGGCTGTACCCCAGACTGACCCCCCAGCTCCACCAGAGCTCCCTGGGCCCTTGGGACTCCGAAGGCAGAACCCAGGTGAGGGGACTTGCAGCTCTGATCAGGATCTCCTCATCTCCACAGACTGAGCAGCTGCCCCAGAACACATGTATGGACCCACGTGTCAcgctgtgtcccctccccacccaattCACATGTGGAAGTCCCagcccccagtacctcagaatgtgaccttatttggagacagggtctttacagatgtaaCTGAGTGAAAATGAGGAGATCAGTGTGGGCCTTAAACCAGTATGACTGCTGTCctcataaaaagaggaaatttgaacagcacagagggaagaccgtgcaaagacacaggaagaagatgaccctctgtaagccaaggagagGATGCCAGACAGCTCCTTCCCTcgcagccctcagaaggaactaactctgccaacaccttgatttggggcttctccagcctccagaattgagAGGTGATGAATTTCTGCTGTTTCAGGAACCCAGTCTATGGTACGTGTCCCAACAGCCCTAGCAGATGAACACACCGCGGCTTGATTCACACGGTGAGAGTGTTCTGGTTGGACTGCGTGAGcccagctccttcctgcctcttgccCTAGCCGCCCGTGCCGGGGTGCAGGGGAGACGCATAGGACAGGGTGTGCATGGCTCCATGGAAGGCCAGAGTCCCTGCTGGAAAAGGGACATGGCTTCACCCTGAGACTGGCAGGCtgctggagtgtgtgtgtgtgtgtgtttgtgtgcatgtgtacacgtGCGCACACGTGTATGTGCCTGCATCTTGGTGTGGATGCAGCACCCAGGATCTTGTAGGGTAACCATGGGTCCCAGAGCTGTCCCCTGCACTGATGTCACATCTCCTCCCTTCCTCATCTCACACCGGGCCGCAGAGTCTTGCACACGCGCTCTCGGAGGGGCGTGCGGGCACTGCCATACCTGCGGGTGCTGCTGGAGAGGAAAAGGGCCTCTGGCTTCGGGCTGCGCGTGGCTCAACTCCCTGTGCTCCAGGCCGTCGTCCCGTAGCTGCCCTGCTGCTCCCCCATCCGTCTCGAGGTCCTCAGCCGACGGTATTTGCCGCAGTCGGGGCTTCTCACTCGGCTTGGCTGGCCTCTGAGGAGGGGGGACGCCTGGCTGAGAAGCCACGGTGGAGTGACGGCgtgggatgggaggggaggacagggccAAGGACTCCAGCACCATGCAGCTCTGGGCCCCCAGAAGCCACATCCTCCCTCTAGCCCTGCAGGTCCCTGCCCTTCCTAAGCCCCCTCTGCTTTCAGGCCCGCCGGGGCCCAGTTAAGCACCCACTCAGAACCGCCCCTACCCAATTCCTCTCACCTTGATCAGCTGGATGTGAGGTTTGAGCCGCTCTTGGCCAGGCTGCAGGGGGCCCAGCAGTAGGGGGGCGGTGGCActggggggcaggggctctgAACGAGTCCGGCTCAGCGGCCGGTGGAGTCCTGACCCGGAGAGCCGCTCGGTGGTCAGTAAGGACTGGGCAAAGTGGAAGGGCACGTGCCCAAACCCAGGCACTGGAGAGAATGGGGCGGTGGGGGCATAAGGAGGGGACCACGGGGAGCAGTGGAAGGAAGCGAGGGCATGGGGTGGGGACCGGGGCATAGCAGAGAGATGCACAGGACAGGGGGACgggagaggcaggaagcaggGGTCCCTTCTTGGGCTTGGCCCTTAGCAGGGTGCAGGGAtccacccccgcccccctccaGAGAAGCAGTGGGACTCACCAGTCAGCAAGGAGGCATGAGAGACTGAGGGGTCCAGGAGGAGAATGGGCTGCAGGCGAGAGGGCAAGgcacccccagcctcagcctccaggccaTGGGGCAGGAAGAGGGGAGCATGGGGGCTCCCCAGGACCGGCCCCCGAGGGCCCAGAGTTGGATGGGTCCTGCGGTCACCATCAGCCTGGGAGAGAAGTGCGGAGAAGTCACGGGGGAGAACATACCAGCAGAGAGCAGTGGAGGTGATGGGGTGAGGCAGTAGGAAAAGGGAGCGAAAGAAGCTGGGGGGGCTGCAGTGGGGGTTGGCGCCCCAGCCACTCACCCTGGCAGGGGCAGGAAGCCCCAGTGTGATTGCGGGCAGCAAGGACACTGTCGGCAAGGCGAACAGGGCCAGAGAAATCTCCTGCTGCCGCAGCCGCTGGCCCAAGAGCGCCTGCCGTAGGGAGCAGGGCCAGGGGTCACCGGTCCCAGCCCTCCACCCCGGCACGCTCCCCAGACCCCCAGAGGCTCTGCTGCGGCCCCAGCCCAGGTCAACTGTCTGCTGGAAGAAGGCTGAGCCTCGGAACTGCCCCAGGAGAGCCCAGTCCTGGCAAGGCCTTACCTCCGAGCCCAGGACAGGGTTAGGGCCATGCTCGCTGTCATTGGGGGAGCTGCACCCTGACACGGGCGTGCTGCTACTACTGGGGGAGGagtctggggtggggagaaagggaggtgCATCAGAGGCCGTAGTGGGCAGGAGGGTACCCAGAAGCAGCCTCTTCCCTGATGGGCAGCCTCTGCTTCCTGCTTTCTCCCCGTAAAAGCAGAAAGAAGGCAGGCCACGCCTAGCCTACAGCACCTGGGGACTATTTTCCTATCTGCCCTTTTCTGGGCAGATGTCAGGTTAGCCAACATCTAAGCAGGGTAGGAGTTAGCACCTCCCCAACCCCCCCAGCAGGTGTGTAGGACACGCCCCGTATGACCACACACAGTAGCCCTGAGGAGGGAACCCCATATGGACAGGACCAGACCCAAAGGGACAACACCCGCCAGGATTGAGGGTGGCTGCTGCCCTCACCTCCGAGGGTTTCCGCAGGCCGCCGCCGGAGGCTGGGTGGCGCACTCTCCTTCCTCAGCAGCGGATTCTTCCTGCGCTCCAGGGACTTCTTGGGCTTGTAGCGCAGTTTCAGGTTGGGCTCAGAGACTGCGGGGAGCACCAGCGTACTCAGGCCCCCATGCCACCCTTCGTTCCCTCACCCCCAGTGAGCTCTGTGGGTTAAGGCAAGAGAAGGCAGGGCCAGAGAAAAGACCACAGCCTGTGGACCGTGGCCCCCGCCCTCTGCACTCCTGACCTGCATCCAAGGCCCTTCCCCCTTAACGTTCCCGCAGGGTCCGGCTTGCGTGCCCAGCTCACCTGTCTTGCGCAGGGGGAAGTGCTCTGGGGGGTCACTGGGCAGGCTGGGCACAGGAGGCAGAAAGCTGCTGAGCATGGAGCAGGCGGCTCCTTCTGTCTCCAAGGGCTCGAGAGTTCTGTGGAGGGAGTTCCCAGGCACTTCAGAGTGGCGGGTGCTGCACAGGCACCTTCCTGAGCACGGCACAGGGGCCTGGGACCTGCTAGGGAGGCAGCAGCGGGCAGGGCCGGCAGCACAGGGCCGGCAGCAATGGGGACCATCTCCAGGGGGCAGCAGTGGGCCACCTAGTCTGCTCTGATCTAGGCAGAGAAGCCAGGGTCTCAGCGCTGGGCTGAGGGCCCCACTGGAGACTGTCTGTCTCCTGCGGCAAGAACCTGCTCTAGGAACTAGGACATTTTTGTGCTTAGAAGATACAAAGAGAGAAGGGACGCCTGTGTGCAAGAAGAAAGCCAGTAGGGCGTGGCGGGGGGGCCtcaggtggggcagggagagatcatggaaagagagaagagggcaAGGATGAGTGGAGAGCTTGGGGGCATTATGGGTCAGGAGATGACGGCAGGGGAGGGCGGGGCAAGTACGCATGTGGGGCACGGTGGGACAGGAGGGAGTTACCTGTAGGGGATGCTGGGGCTATTGGGGTGGCCTGTTCTCTCTAGGGCTGCCTGCTGCTTCTTCAGAATCACCTCCGCCAGCTTCTGCTTGACTACACTGCTGGCTACGGCACCTGCAGGGCGGGAGTCACGAGTGGGCTGggagtgggtggatgggtggccTCCTGGGTACATTGCCTTGTCCACACCCCCAGTATGATGCATCCTAGGGACTCTTCAGGCAAGAGCCAAGCGGAGGTCCCACccctccctggagcctccagaccCCCAACACCTAGGCAGAGCCGGGCAAGCAGAGGGAGAGCAAGTGGCTGGTGGCCCAGCCAGCTGTGCCCCTCCTCGCTCCCAGGCCCACACAGGCGGCCGTGGGTACCCAGGCTGGGGCAGCCCCCATCCTTACTTCGCTTGCTTTTGTCCTTGTTGAGAAGCTGCCGCAGCTCTTGATCCTGCTGCCCGCCCTGCAACTCGGTCATTGGGGTGTCCATGGAGAGCTGTGGGCAGGGCCAGCAGCCCAGGAAGGGGCAAGGAGTTGAGGACTGAGGCTGGGGTctagggaggctgaaggaggGATGGAGGCTGGGGGCCAAGCCCAAGGTCACCCTGTGGTCAGGGAGCTCTATCTTTACCCTCATGGGCTCTGCCGAGTGATGCTGCTGCAGGCCTGCCAGGAAGAGGTGATGATTCAGGCGCTGGGGACGCTGCAGGGCCAGCAGCGTGGGCTCTGGTGGGGGCTCCACCGTGGGCCGCTGGCCTACCCGCAGGTCCatgggctggggctgagggccTGGCGTGTCTGCACGGGGTTTGgggcagcctggggacagagagacaaGGCAGGGTCAGCTAGAAAGTCCGCCTGCAGGTGCATGGCTGCAGCCCGCTCAGCCTCCTTCAGGCTCACTTAACATCGGCAGCACACCCTCAGGGGCCTTTCCCTCGCTTAATCCATGCCGTGGTCCTGCAAGGTCAGTATTATCAGTTCCATTTTTCCCAGGAGAAAGGAGGTCAGACCATCTGTACACAGTTACACTCTATTGCTGGTGGTGTCTGAGTTGCGCTTCTGACTCCAGGCGTAGGGCTTTTCCACAAAATGTTCCTCCCCAGGCACGGGGCTGAGGGCTACGGGGATTTAGTGCTGGACTGCAGGCCCCACAGTGGTATATtctgggccctgccctctccttccctttgcccctcCCCAACCTCTAAATAAGAGGCTTTGCCCAGCTGCCCGCTAATGAGCTGGGCTCAAAGGAAGCGATCAGGCAGGCAAACAGGTCCACGCTGTTCCTCCTCCAACCCCAAGGGGCCTGGCAGGCCCTCTCAGTCACCACCCTTCCATGCTCTAGCCCCGGCCATCGGATAAAGAAGTGATGCCTCAAGCCTCAGCGGTGAAGCGACCCGTCCAGTCTCCCATCTAGGGGCAG is a window from the Eulemur rufifrons isolate Redbay chromosome 16, OSU_ERuf_1, whole genome shotgun sequence genome containing:
- the HDAC7 gene encoding histone deacetylase 7 isoform X3 — encoded protein: MHSPSADGTQVSPGARCPNPLGTGCPKPRADTPGPQPQPMDLRVGQRPTVEPPPEPTLLALQRPQRLNHHLFLAGLQQHHSAEPMRLSMDTPMTELQGGQQDQELRQLLNKDKSKRSAVASSVVKQKLAEVILKKQQAALERTGHPNSPSIPYRTLEPLETEGAACSMLSSFLPPVPSLPSDPPEHFPLRKTVSEPNLKLRYKPKKSLERRKNPLLRKESAPPSLRRRPAETLGDSSPSSSSTPVSGCSSPNDSEHGPNPVLGSEADGDRRTHPTLGPRGPVLGSPHAPLFLPHGLEAEAGGALPSRLQPILLLDPSVSHASLLTVPGFGHVPFHFAQSLLTTERLSGSGLHRPLSRTRSEPLPPSATAPLLLGPLQPGQERLKPHIQLIKRPAKPSEKPRLRQIPSAEDLETDGGAAGQLRDDGLEHRELSHAQPEARGPFPLQQHPQVLLWEQQRLAGRLPPGSTGDPLLLPLAQGGHRPLSRTQSSPAASASLSTSEPASQARALSSSETPAGTPRFTTGLVYDSAMLKHQCSCGDNSRHPEHAGRIQSIWSRLQERGLRSQCECVRGRKANLEELQLVHSERHVLLYGTNPLSRLKLDNGKLAGLLAQRMFVMLPCGGVGVDTDTIWNELHSSNAARWAAGSVTELAFKVASRELKNGFAVVRPPGHHADHSTAMGFCFFNSVAIACRQLQQQSKASKILIVDWDVHHGNGTQQTFYQDPSVLYISLHRHDDGNFFPGSGAVDEVGSGSGEGFNVNVAWAGGLDPPMGDPEYLAAFRTVVMPIAREFSPDLVLVSAGFDAAEGHPAPLGGYHVSAKCFGYMTQQLMNLAGGAVVLALEGGHDLTAICDASEACVAALLGNKVDPLSEEGWKQKPNLNAIRSLEAVIRAHSKYWGCMQRLASCPDSWVPRGPGADAEEVEAVTALASLSVGILAEDRPSEQLVEEEEPMNL
- the HDAC7 gene encoding histone deacetylase 7 isoform X2; its protein translation is MHSPSAGCPKPRADTPGPQPQPMDLRVGQRPTVEPPPEPTLLALQRPQRLNHHLFLAGLQQHHSAEPMRLSMDTPMTELQGGQQDQELRQLLNKDKSKRSAVASSVVKQKLAEVILKKQQAALERTGHPNSPSIPYRTLEPLETEGAACSMLSSFLPPVPSLPSDPPEHFPLRKTVSEPNLKLRYKPKKSLERRKNPLLRKESAPPSLRRRPAETLGDSSPSSSSTPVSGCSSPNDSEHGPNPVLGSEALLGQRLRQQEISLALFALPTVSLLPAITLGLPAPARADGDRRTHPTLGPRGPVLGSPHAPLFLPHGLEAEAGGALPSRLQPILLLDPSVSHASLLTVPGFGHVPFHFAQSLLTTERLSGSGLHRPLSRTRSEPLPPSATAPLLLGPLQPGQERLKPHIQLIKRPAKPSEKPRLRQIPSAEDLETDGGAAGQLRDDGLEHRELSHAQPEARGPFPLQQHPQVLLWEQQRLAGRLPPGSTGDPLLLPLAQGGHRPLSRTQSSPAASASLSTSEPASQARALSSSETPAGTPRFTTGLVYDSAMLKHQCSCGDNSRHPEHAGRIQSIWSRLQERGLRSQCECVRGRKANLEELQLVHSERHVLLYGTNPLSRLKLDNGKLAGLLAQRMFVMLPCGGVGVDTDTIWNELHSSNAARWAAGSVTELAFKVASRELKNGFAVVRPPGHHADHSTAMGFCFFNSVAIACRQLQQQSKASKILIVDWDVHHGNGTQQTFYQDPSVLYISLHRHDDGNFFPGSGAVDEVGSGSGEGFNVNVAWAGGLDPPMGDPEYLAAFRTVVMPIAREFSPDLVLVSAGFDAAEGHPAPLGGYHVSAKCFGYMTQQLMNLAGGAVVLALEGGHDLTAICDASEACVAALLGNKVDPLSEEGWKQKPNLNAIRSLEAVIRAHSKYWGCMQRLASCPDSWVPRGPGADAEEVEAVTALASLSVGILAEDRPSEQLVEEEEPMNL
- the HDAC7 gene encoding histone deacetylase 7 isoform X1, producing the protein MHSPSADGTQVSPGARCPNPLGTGCPKPRADTPGPQPQPMDLRVGQRPTVEPPPEPTLLALQRPQRLNHHLFLAGLQQHHSAEPMRLSMDTPMTELQGGQQDQELRQLLNKDKSKRSAVASSVVKQKLAEVILKKQQAALERTGHPNSPSIPYRTLEPLETEGAACSMLSSFLPPVPSLPSDPPEHFPLRKTVSEPNLKLRYKPKKSLERRKNPLLRKESAPPSLRRRPAETLGDSSPSSSSTPVSGCSSPNDSEHGPNPVLGSEALLGQRLRQQEISLALFALPTVSLLPAITLGLPAPARADGDRRTHPTLGPRGPVLGSPHAPLFLPHGLEAEAGGALPSRLQPILLLDPSVSHASLLTVPGFGHVPFHFAQSLLTTERLSGSGLHRPLSRTRSEPLPPSATAPLLLGPLQPGQERLKPHIQLIKRPAKPSEKPRLRQIPSAEDLETDGGAAGQLRDDGLEHRELSHAQPEARGPFPLQQHPQVLLWEQQRLAGRLPPGSTGDPLLLPLAQGGHRPLSRTQSSPAASASLSTSEPASQARALSSSETPAGTPRFTTGLVYDSAMLKHQCSCGDNSRHPEHAGRIQSIWSRLQERGLRSQCECVRGRKANLEELQLVHSERHVLLYGTNPLSRLKLDNGKLAGLLAQRMFVMLPCGGVGVDTDTIWNELHSSNAARWAAGSVTELAFKVASRELKNGFAVVRPPGHHADHSTAMGFCFFNSVAIACRQLQQQSKASKILIVDWDVHHGNGTQQTFYQDPSVLYISLHRHDDGNFFPGSGAVDEVGSGSGEGFNVNVAWAGGLDPPMGDPEYLAAFRTVVMPIAREFSPDLVLVSAGFDAAEGHPAPLGGYHVSAKCFGYMTQQLMNLAGGAVVLALEGGHDLTAICDASEACVAALLGNKVDPLSEEGWKQKPNLNAIRSLEAVIRAHSKYWGCMQRLASCPDSWVPRGPGADAEEVEAVTALASLSVGILAEDRPSEQLVEEEEPMNL